A genome region from Pan paniscus chromosome 17, NHGRI_mPanPan1-v2.0_pri, whole genome shotgun sequence includes the following:
- the LRRC30 gene encoding leucine-rich repeat-containing protein 30: protein MGARQSRASSKDKGPKRMLFTGRRQKFSPWDDALLSGRDPRSLLKRGMHHVSFSLVTRGMTDIPDFLWGLSEVQKLNLSHNQLRVLPPEVGKLTRIVVLNLCGNRLKSLPREVSLLQCLKVLFVNMNCLTEVPAELSLCRKLEVLSLSHNCLSQLPASFADLSRLRKLNLSNNFFAHIPMCVFSLKELIFLHVGSNRLENIAESIQHLASLQIFIAEGNNIHSFPRSLCLVTSLELLNLNNNDIQTLPSELHLLCRLVRIAWNPMDKGLHISHNPLSKPLPELVEGGLEMLFGYLKDKKHT, encoded by the coding sequence ATGGGGGCCAGGCAGTCAAGGGCCAGCTCCAAGGATAAGGGCCCCAAGAGGATGCTGTTCACGGGGAGGAGACAGAAGTTTTCTCCGTGGGACGATGCCCTGCTCTCGGGAAGGGACCCGCGGTCCCTGCTGAAGCGGGGCATGCACCACGTCAGCTTCAGCCTGGTCACCAGAGGAATGACAGACATCCCCGACTTTCTGTGGGGCTTGTCCGAGGTCCAGAAACTCAATCTGTCTCACAACCAGCTTCGGGTTCTCCCTCCCGAGGTGGGGAAACTGACCCGGATCGTGGTCCTGAACTTGTGCGGGAACCGCCTGAAGAGCCTGCCCAGAGAAGTGAGCCTCCTACAGTGCCTCAAGGTCCTGTTTGTCAACATGAACTGCCTGACCGAGGTGCCGGCCGAGCTGAGCTTGTGCCGAAAGCTGGAGGTCCTGAGCTTGTCGCACAACTGCCTGTCCCAGCTCCCTGCAAGCTTCGCTGACCTCTCTAGACTGAGGAAGCTAAACCTCAGCAACAACTTCTTCGCGCACATCCCCATGTGTGTGTTTTCCCTGAAGGAACTGATTTTCTTGCACGTGGGCTCGAATCGCCTGGAAAACATCGCTGAGAGCATCCAGCACCTGGCCAGCCTGCAGATCTTCATCGCAGAGGGCAACAACATCCACTCCTTCCCGAGGTCGCTTTGCCTGGTCACCAGCCTGGAGCTGCTGAACCTCAACAACAATGACATCCAGACCCTCCCGAGCGAACTCCACCTGCTGTGTAGACTGGTGAGGATCGCCTGGAATCCCATGGACAAAGGGCTCCACATTTCCCACAACCCTTTATCCAAGCCTCTGCCGGAGCTGGTGGAGGGGGGCCTGGAGATGCTCTTCGGCTACCTGAAGGACAAAAAACACACCTGA